The stretch of DNA TTTCTCTATTTCATCCGGACTGAACGACAATTTTTCGTTATCTTTGTCGTTCTCTTGTTCCATATCGGATTTCCCACCCTTACGCTTCTTGTTCTTTCGCTCAATAACTCCGAAAGCCTGTGAAATACGTCgcacattaaaataatacgctctttaaacagaaaaaagatctcgtattgaataattattgatgAGACAGAAAGAGACTTACGACTGCTTGCACGATGAAGAGACCGTCGACCGACGGGTTCGTTGGATCCGCAGGCACTAACTTCGTGTTGTTGCATTTGTGCTTCACCTTCATGTGAGCTGTAGCTTGGTATGCAACCGCATATCTCATCTCGCACAGCGAACATCCAAAACGCTTCAATCCGTGAGCCTTCATCAGATGTTCCAGAAGGAAGCCGGCCTTGACGAAACGCTTCTTACAATGCGCACAGAACAAATTCTTGCTGCTCTCCGCGAAACTGCACTCTTTAATGTGCTCCTTCAGCGTGTTCGAGTTCAGCGCCGTGTAACTGCACTCCAGATAACCGCATTTGTACAGCTCACATCCGCTATAACCGGTGTCTTTGATGTCGTCCAAAGTCAAAGGTTCCTCCAACTGCGCGGTCCGGGCAGCTGCCTCTTCCGGGCAGAAGGCGCTCTTATCCTCGACAACGCCGCACGGCGCAAATTGCTTTTTCACCTCGGCATTTTCCTCGGAAAGCTCGGCCGCTTGATCCGCATCGTCCTCGCCGTTTCCCTTATCGCTCTCGATATCCAAGATCTCAATGTCACTGTCCTCTGTTTTGTTAGCGGACACCGCGTTACTCTTAAACGTGTTTCCAGCAAGGCTGATGAGATTCTTAAAGAATTCAGGATTATCGAGAAGATTGGTATTGACAAACTCGTCGTCGTAATTTATCTCGCTCGACGACTCTAACGAGTCCTTCGTGCCGGAATCGTCCGTGCACGACAGCAACTCCGACTTGTGAAAGGTCTGCTTCCTGACGTGGTTCTTCGCCTTTTCCTTCTGCTGCAACCCTAACGATTGCAAAACTTTAGTTTCAGTCTGTTTCTCAGTAGCACTGTTACTCATGTTTTCCGTCACGTTGACAGGACATGTGTCTTTAGAgtgtttcattaaaatattaggcAACAAGTTACTTGGCGACTTTAACTGCTCTTTATTCAAAGCAGCTTCAGCATTTGGTGACATTATAGGAGGAATCTGGTCGTTCTTTGCGTCTTGTGCACTCTTTGCGGTCTCATCAACATTCACAAGCGTGGTTTCATCCAGCTTTATGAAGTCATCGAAATTTCGTAATAAAAGTTGTTCTACAACGGGCTTTTCAATTGTTGGCTGAAATTTAATTGCGATCAAACAATAAGCACATTGtacaaaacaattatttaaattatttattgaagtatactgattgttttatttaataaaatgcgtattttcgtttattttaatcaataattaattttgacaattataCCATTGAAGGAAGCGAGCGCTCGAGACTCTGAGGCAGCCGGTTGCAGTGGGCGACGCTCAAATGTTGATGCATTTCGATTAAAGTCTCCGTGCCGaatatgcaatataaacaTTGGAATATGGAAAACCCGTGCCGCTTGTAGTGCTGTAAGTGTTCAAATGAGCAACTCAATTGCAGCTTCGCTTTCTTTAGCGATAGTAAATCGATAGGAAGAAAATACTTACGGGTATAAGCAATTCTATTGTCGCAAAACTAGTGGTACACACATGACACGAGTACATAGGATGAGAGGTTGGATGTCTCGTTTTTAAGTGCATCATAAATGTCttaagtacataaaaaaactTGCCGCAGCCTGCAAGCAAAACCATTGATCGGTAAACGCTATTTTGAATGCTAGTGATTACAAAATCAGAATCAAAATCTTAAATTGAActtatttcttactttttgtagagaagaaaaaattacaagtaaaTGTACTGAGttcgtttaaataaaaaaaaattttttaattcatccaaacaaaaaatatatgactcGGGCAACTTTCGctgatatataaaacatatataaaaagctAACGACGTACCTTCGTATGTGCACACGAATGGCTTTATGTTAGTGTTGCGATTGATTTCTTCGTCTTTTTGAATCGGCTTCAGTAGTTTACCTATTATAATGGAATACTTTCTGCCGGGATGACAAGTCACCTAGAAAATATCGAGATCggcaaaatgtattattttctttattatactaatttaaaaaaaaaagtcaagcATTACTTGATGTTGCTGAACGTAAGACTTTGCGACGGCTCGATAAAAGCAATAAGCACACTGGTATCGACAATGGCTGTGTCTCTCCCACAAGTGAGCTTCCATGTAAGTCCAACTCTTCATGGATATGCAGCAATAGGCGCACTTCTGAAAATCGTACGGCGGCACGGTCTTCAGCTTTTTGGTCTCCTTCTCGTGGAAATTGTAGTGTTCGCTGTACACGGCGAGTGAGTCGCTCGCGAAGTCGCAGTCGCGGCCCATGCATTTGTAGAAGCACGCCAGCTTCTCGTCCGTCAGCATCGACGCGTACGCGATTACAGATTTCAGCTTGACCACGGCGGTCGGGATTGCAACGTCTTTAGATTTAGTGCTGAATATAGATGATGAACCCCTCGTGGGATTCGTGCACAGCACCTTCACCACTTTGTAATTCACGTTCGACGGGCTCACCGATGAAACGGTCACCGGCAGCGTCGTCGGAGAAACGGTCGCCGGAATGGTAGAGAAATTCGTGACCAGATGAGTGGTGGACTTCGAGATGGATGCTGGCAGATCTTTCATCGGAATCAGCGTCACGTGATCCGACGTGGCGATGGGCGTGATACTCGCGGTCGGCATCGGCGCTAATACATTTATCTTCTTCAGTATCAAAGGCTGTTTGGGCTTCTTGATGATGGATATCCCTTTGTTTTTCGTAGGAGAGGTCTCGACTGCCTTTCTAATGTCGTTTACCTGATAGGACAACGTAAAAAATTCGAATAAGGATACGATGGATGAATGGACAGGATGCGACGATTGCGGCTAAATGCTGAtgttttataaacaaattcaCTTACAATAGGATTTTCAACTGCAGTTTCATTATTCTCGGAATTTGCTGCAAGGCTAACTACGTTCTCGATCTTTAAGAACGAGCACTCTTCTTCTGTATCCGTCTGTGGTGCGTCTATGGCGGTGTCTGGCTGAATTTTATCTGACAATCACATAATTTTAcccattatttattaagtaatacttataatatgttaattaataaagactGAGTTTACATTAATCAGCAGAATTTCTTGAGAGCTATTCAGAATACTATTTACAACAGAAATGTTTCGATTACTCATCAGTATTACCTggcatattattttgattattctgAGATGACAAGGAAAGTTTGTCGCCGCTCAATCGCCTGAATCTGAGGAAATTCATGGACTGATTGGCGTCGTTGTACGCCATCGACGACTCCTGCAGTGTTCCGACGTTCTGCTGTTTCGACAGCAAATGCTTGACATAAGAAACAACGTCCGGCGTTTTCGAGATTGATAAATCAGAATCAGTCTTGATTTCAGGTCCGGTCTTGGTCTGCGGCGTGACGTCAATATTCGCTGGCTCGGTCGCCGGCTCCAACGGTTTCGCGTTTTGAAGCTGCGCGGCTAGTCTTTGAATTGTCGTCGCCATCGACGACAGCGCGTTCATGCTCGACGTTTCCTTCAGAATCTTGTTGACGTCGGCAGGTTCCGCGTCTGACTGCTCGCTGCTGGAGTCCGTGTCGAAGATCGGCGCCGAACGCTCGCGGTCGCTGGCCTCGTCGTCGCTCTCGACGTCGTCCTTACTTGAATCCATAATCGCGAGAGGATCTCGGATCTTCGTATCAACTTGACCGTCCGTCTCGTTCGCCATCTCGGGTTTATCGACAATCAACAGTTCCGTAGATAAAGAGGGAGTCTCTTGACCGTTTGGTTTGCTCGAAGTTACGAGAGGCAACGAGAGGTTTTCCTGCGCTTCCGGAATGTCCGCTGACGCATTGCACTCGGTGGGAGAGCTGACAACCACGTCCGTGCGCATCTTGTTCTGCAGCTTGTCTATTATGGATAAACCTGGCTTAGATTGATTCTTCAGGATGCCTATATTGTCGGCGATCTCCTGCATCTTTTTCTGTCGTTCCCGTTGTATCTCGTCATCCTTGTTCTCCAGCTCCGGCGGGCAAACAAACACGCTTAGATTACCGGTGCTCACCGACCCTTCCGGTTCTCCTTGAAATTCTCTCGATTTATCAAGATCAGTTGTCTCTTCCTTGATCTCGATGTTCTCCTCGGGTTTCGGTTGGCACAGAATGGATTCTTCGCTGATATTATTGTCACCTTGAGATTTGCTCATCCTTTCGGCAACCGTCGGCATCGGCTCATCATTGCGCACTATGTTCTCGAGTTCGGAAATTTCTGGCTTCGTTTCCTCGAAGAAGAAAGAATCATTCGCGGATGTAGACTCGGTCGATTTCTCGCTGGATCTTGCGGCGTGCGCGACAGGTACGGCTAGCGACATGTTGATCTTCAGAATTTCATTATTCGCTTTATTTCGATGCCAAAATGCAACGTGGGCCGCCACATTGGCCCGCTTTAGCTGCACGTAATTGCATTTGCGACACAGGTAGCCGTAAACGCCGTTCTCCTTCGGAAGAGCGTCCTCGGTCACGACATTGTTGAACGTGTCGGTGGGTTTGCGACATATTTTGTAATAGTGCGTCTTCATGGACGCCTTGGCCACCGCCTGATAAGAGCACTTGTTGCAATGGAATCTGTATTCACCGGTGTGCGTGGTGCAGTGCTCGTAGAACGCTTCGAGCGCAACGTCCGCCGCCCCTTCCGTAACAAAATAGCAAAATCTGCAGCGAAACTTGCACACCTGACTCGCGACCGTGGTCTCCGTCGCGGGAACCGCGATCGCCATCGCGGCCAGGGCGTTCACCAGCTTGAAACGCGAGATGAGAACCTCTTTTCCGGGATGATTCATCTTGTAATGGTGAACGATGTTCTTGCCCGAATAAAGGCACAGTAAACATTTGTACTTATTCTGGCATGTTCCGTCAAACGCATAGTTCATCAGCCGCTCGGCGTCCATCTTGCGGAACGCCTCCTCCATCTGTTCGTCGTAGAGAATCTTCGGTGGTTGCTTCTCCACAGTTTCGTCCGCGGTGGTGGCAACAGCTTCACTTGGCGCGGCGACAGCAGCACTTGATGCGGCGACAGCAGGACTTGATGCGGCGACAGCAGCACTTGATGCGACGACGGCAGCGCTTTCTGGCACGGTAGTGCTTTCCATTTCTTCTGGAATCAACGGCTTACCATCGTCGATAGAAAGCAGAGAGTCGTTCAAATTCCCTTCTTCTTCTGTGTTCAATAATTCCGACAATGCGAGATCATTTAATTCCTTGTAGTCTTCAATATCGGTGTTATCCGTTTTTATAAGCGGTTTAATATCTTCACACTTGATTTGAATTGGCTCAAGTTTTACAACCGCATCGTTTAGAGAAAGGCTGTCCGCAGGATTCTCCATAAAAGTTTCCTCCGTCGTCGCACTGTTATCATTCGAATCGTTATTCGTCGAAATACTTGTTTCAACATTTGTGCTCTCGTCGATATTTGCTTGCGCGGATTTGACTGCCGAAGCggccttcttcttcttctttttagTAGTTACTATTCCCATCTGCCAACTGggcttcttctttttccttttcgtTGGTTTCTTCACGCTTGTCTCCGTGATCGCCAACGGATCGTTCATATCCTCGTCGACGTCCGCATCGCTGCCTTTGTCCGTCGACGTATTCATCGTCGCCGTCGGCACCAGTCCGACCAGAATGTTGCTCAATAGATCCTCCCTGGCGCACGTTCTAGCTGCGCCGCCACTCGTTCTCTTTCTGGCTGTCGTGCTGCTCGACATAGAGATGTCCGATATCATGCTGTCCTCGTCCGTAAGATACATTCCGTCCTCGCTCTTGTCCTCATTCAGTCGCGACTTTTTCGACCCCTTCGACATTCGTTTGCCCTTGTTTTTGCGCTTCAAACTCGCCATCGTGTCTACCGAGTCCTGATCGGAGTTCTTCTCCGGCCGAAGAGAGACGTCCACCGCCGCGGCCAGTTCGGCCACATCTATGCTGAAGCTCTCGTCGGAAGAACTGTCGAACATGCCTTTGGACAAATCTACCTTCGAGATATCTGTCTTTTCCATAACCACCCGCGGTTCTTTCAAAATGTCCTTGTGCAGGACACGTTTGGATCTGCGAAGTATAGATTCGTCGCCGTGATCTTCCTCTTGATTCGGCGTGCTGCCGATATTCAACAGCTTTTCTGTCCGCAGAGCCAGCGGTTGATCCTCCTCGGTGTCGGAGTTCGGAACGAGTTCTTTGGAGCGCAGGCTACGAAGCGGCCGTTTAACGTCCTTCTTACTTTTGCTTTTCGATTTGCTCGACTCCCCGGCAGCGCGAGATCGCAAGGATTTCTTCGACTTGCTCGCCGCCGACTCGTGCGTTTCAGCACTTGGTTCCGCAGCTTTCTTCTCGGCCGCGTTCGATGTCTCGTCTTTCTTAGAGCTCGAGCTTGGCGCTGATTGAGTCTCCTTCAATCGACACATCCGAAAACCTGTAGCTGTCACCACGTCATCGCTGATAAACATTTCCCTGATATCCTCCTGCAACATTTCCAAAGAATTCCTTCTCTTTGGCTTGATTTTCATCTTTGGTTTGTCGGTCGAATTTTCGTCAGGCTGGTCGTTCGCGGCGTTGGAAGTGGCAGATTCCACACCCTCGATCTGATTCTCATTCTGGCTCGTCGGCATTTCTGCATTATCCTTTCGTTGTTTCTCCGCAGAGGTTTCATCATGCTTGTCTTCGGCTCGCTTTTTCTCTTTACCGCTGCTTTCCAGACGAGTGTCTGTTTGCTTGTCACCTTCCGCCTGATCATCGATCTTCTCATTGTCATCTTGGTTCTTCTCACTTTCCTTctgcaaatgcaaatttttatcttggTCGTTTTTATCTACTTGAACGTCGCGCTCTTTGCCGCTAGTTTTCAACAAACAGTCGTCTTTCTTTGCGGTAACATCGTTGGATACCGTCGCTTCGACTCTTTCTTCAGAACCCTTGGAATCTGTAGAAACTGCGGAAACCGGTTCTATTCCTTCGTTATTCGCATCATTGCCGGTATTTAATACTTCGAGTCTGTCCGCGAGAGATTCATCTTCCGAGCTGTCAGACACAATTATTCGTCTCTTCTTTTTAGGCGTTTTCCTCGCTTCATCCTTGTCCGAACACTCCGAAGAATCCGACTCGATAATCTTCTTGAGTTTCTTGAATTTCTCCTCTTTCAATAGCTTCTGTATCAGCTTCGCTTCCTCGACCAACTTCTTACCTTCGCCAGACTCAAACGACTTTCTAATTAATGATTCGATCCATTCTTGTGTAAGATTCTCATTGGGCTTCGATCCGTCCGCTTCCAGCTCATCCTTCTTGCTCTTCTCCGCGACATCATTGGACTTGGGATCGTCCGTTACGGAATCCGCTTCGCCAATCTTCACCACGTTTCTGTCCACCTCCACGACGGGCGGATTCTCTCCTTTTTTCGCGACCTCGTCCTGCTGCTTAGACTGAACCGAATGCTTTGTTGCGCTCTTACTACCGTCACTACTGCTACTCACTTCGGAACTCGCGTCGTCTTTGCTCTTGCTTTCGGAACGCGATCTGttgctctttttcttcttattaacGCTCTTTGCACGCGACGATTTGAGCAAAGTGTTTTCAGCTTTCTTAATCTCGCTGATAGGACGAAGCGGTTGCGGCTCACATCGCTTGATCTTAGGAATCTTAAAATTCTGCAGGCCGGAGCTCTGAGTGGCATCGACCGCGCCGTAAAGATTGCGACCATTCAATTGCGACTGCAACCTGTCTTTCAGCGAGTTAATTTTATCCGCCTTCTCTTTCTCAGATAACTTCTGCGACGATGACTTCGACTTCTCCTTTAACGTCGTAGTCGTAGTagtcgtcgttgtcgttgcCGCTGTCGTGGTCGTTGCTGTCGTCGGCGTTACTGTAGTCGTCGTTGctgtcgttgtcgtcgtcggcCGTTTTCTGGGATCTCTCTCGTTGTGAGGCGCGTCTTTGGTTTTGCTCGATGAGTGTTTATCTTTGGCAAGCCGCGGATCTCGGGCAGAAACGCTGGCTTCTTTGGTCTGATTCGGGCTCGTCGCGTTGTGTTCCGGACGAACGCGCGGATCCCGATTCGGGAAACGATTCGGATTCTCCCGATCAGAATGGCCGTCTCGCGATGACCAATCGGATCGGCGGGCATCGCGATTAAAACCGGGTCTCGTTTCCGACCTGTTTCTCTCGTTGTTGTAGTATCCTCTGCCTCTGTTAGATCTGCTCCCGCCCCACGTGCAAGGTGTACTAGGTCGCGTATACGGAGTGCTCGTGGAATTATCCTGAATTCCGCAAGGAATCACACTTTCGTAAGGCGCCTGGCCCACTCTGTTAGCGGGAGCTTCCCAGGTAGGCCTCACGTGAGGATAATCCACTGGTCTGTCGACCGAGAAGGCTGAATCGTACGGTCCTTGATTCATTTGAAATCCTCTGTACTGCGGCGCGACCGGGAATCCAGACGGAGTCATGTGATCTTGCGATCGCGGCGTAGGAGTGATCAATGGTCTAGGACCGACGGGTAAAGTCGGAAATTGCGGCCTGAATTGCGGCTCCATTGCTGGGTGCTGATAGGGATGCTGGATGGGCGATTGCAAAGGTGGATTGGACATTCCGGGGAAGACGGAAGATGCCCACTGCGTATTGGCGAATTGATGATCGGTGCTGGGCACGGCCGAAGGCGACCAATGCATCGGGTTTACATGCATATTGTAATAGTCGACGCCATCTATCACAAATTCGCTATCCTGTCTGAGCGGCGCGGGTTCCTTCCGCGTCTCCGGCGGCATGCTCGAACGTCTCTGATACAACGGAGCGTCCGGCTTATTCGAGGCATTGATAAAAACCGGTATCTGAGATGGCGCTTCATCGGAATGTCCAGCGACCTGTTTATCTCTCGCGATCTCGTGGCTGTGCGCGTCTCGTTGGCGCGGATGCCTCTCGTAATTATCCGCGTAGCGCGGCTCTGGCGGCTTGGGACCCGGAAAAGGCGACCGATGATCGCTCGATTTCGCGACATTCGACGTGGGTTTCCTAGCAGGCAAATGTATCGTATGCCTACCGGCGTTCTCGCCCGTTTTATTCTTCTCGGCGTTACCCTCGTCGTTCAGCAGCTCGGCTAAGTCCTCCATGGACAGCGGCGGCACGCTTGAGACGGGTGGCGGTGGTGGTGATAGCAGAAGCGGTATCGACGGCGGCTTCGACGCGCTGTGGCTGTCCTTCGATTTCGATGGCGTGACACTGGATGACGACCTCGCGAACAGTATCTCGGGATCGGGAGAGTTGAGTCTCACCTCCGGAACGTTCACAGGTGACTCCGGTCTGGCAATGTTGCCGGTTATTATGCTTAGATTCAGCCTGTTTTTCTCCAAAACCGACGTCAATCTCCTGGAACCGCCGAGGGAAGGCACTGGAACGGTCGGTATATTACGCGAGTCCAACGCGTAACTCCTGCTGTCGCTGGTCTTTTGCGGTAGATTGCTACTGACCAATCTCGCCGCGGTCGACACGTCGGGAGCCAGCGTCGGTTGCCGATCGCCTCTGCTCCTTGCGTTATGCGTCTCCGATTCTTCCAACATATCCCACTCGCAGAACGTAACGTCGTCCGAGAAGTCGACCGGGGTATTTATATTGCCCGGCCGATCACTAATCGTGATAACCGGTATTACCTTTTGTTTTGCTTGTTGTCTATGATTTTCGGACGAATTGTAACGTTCCGTGGGAATTTCTATAGGCAGAATTTGGCAATCAGGACTGGAAGACCCGGCAGCATCCGGACTCTGCGGTGTCTCTTCTATTATATCTGCGTCGTCCTCCGCATTTTGCGGTTCCTCCGTATTTTGCGATTCCTTCGCTTTTTTACTCTGAGAAGACTCTTCATCTTCCGGCaaactaaaaattacaaaaactcTTCATTGTTTTCACATGACAGAAGACtccaaaacaattttcatttcgAGTGTTTATTAtgaatgtttattaaaaatctgttgcaaataaaaatattaaaactatttaattttgacacaTATATGCATTATTCAGTATATAAATCGAATTGTAATAGTGATGAATGGTTTTATACGTGTTATACGTTATATACGTGATTTTATACgttatatacgtgtatatcagaagttataaaaattatctgcaCTTTCGTGCTTttctaataacttttttagCAATGTAACACTTACGTTGAAGATTGCGCGGTGTTATTATCATCGTTGTTTGGGAACAATTCTCTGCAACTCGTATTTGTCGACATGTTTCCCTGAAACTCGTGTccaattagaataattaaaatacaaaagtcaAACATGCACTACGGAAGCCTAAAAACACCAAAACTATAAGGAAACAACTATAAGGAAACAAGGAAAACAATTGACATTACAGATATAAATGTCGGTCACTATtctaaagaataaaacaaatttgttcGCAATTTCTTGTACTTTtatagcgaattttttttttaattatacattgaaACCAATGTAtgcaaagtaaatttttccacgataacaaattatacagattgcataaatatagaattttcaaAAACCTTGATAATACAATTTCcataacaattttgaaattacacAATTTTGCATTGTAAGACAAAAGATGCAAATATGATAGAATTgtgataattttgtatattaccTTATCTTGTTTTATATCTGTTATATCAGAAGAAAAATGcgaaaacaatatttacaaaatatgctGCTTAAAACAATTAGGAAATTACTATTATTGCAATTTCAAATGTGTCACATAACTTAATAGATCTTCAGttttaaatagttttcttAATCCGCACATAATTTTAACGCTTAGTAAATACAATACATCAGTAATTACCATATCTTTCtcatatttcttttacaaatatatttttacaaaattgtagaAAGGAATAATTCTTAATTGTTTTGAACAATGTATTAACATACATAAATGggatataacaatttataaacgaGATTTAACGAAAAAACAAAAGCAGAGAATATGGACAGAATAAATATGTGCAG from Linepithema humile isolate Giens D197 chromosome 2, Lhum_UNIL_v1.0, whole genome shotgun sequence encodes:
- the LOC105679121 gene encoding uncharacterized protein isoform X3, which codes for MEQEEYDKKFAEMHKYIPFLKVMIARLQNVKDKDTCREVQLQKMESLLEILTTQKNRLKIETLQRCEDVLYKLYNKMGKGNMSTNTSCRELFPNNDDNNTAQSSTLPEDEESSQSKKAKESQNTEEPQNAEDDADIIEETPQSPDAAGSSSPDCQILPIEIPTERYNSSENHRQQAKQKVIPVITISDRPGNINTPVDFSDDVTFCEWDMLEESETHNARSRGDRQPTLAPDVSTAARLVSSNLPQKTSDSRSYALDSRNIPTVPVPSLGGSRRLTSVLEKNRLNLSIITGNIARPESPVNVPEVRLNSPDPEILFARSSSSVTPSKSKDSHSASKPPSIPLLLSPPPPPVSSVPPLSMEDLAELLNDEGNAEKNKTGENAGRHTIHLPARKPTSNVAKSSDHRSPFPGPKPPEPRYADNYERHPRQRDAHSHEIARDKQVAGHSDEAPSQIPVFINASNKPDAPLYQRRSSMPPETRKEPAPLRQDSEFVIDGVDYYNMHVNPMHWSPSAVPSTDHQFANTQWASSVFPGMSNPPLQSPIQHPYQHPAMEPQFRPQFPTLPVGPRPLITPTPRSQDHMTPSGFPVAPQYRGFQMNQGPYDSAFSVDRPVDYPHVRPTWEAPANRVGQAPYESVIPCGIQDNSTSTPYTRPSTPCTWGGSRSNRGRGYYNNERNRSETRPGFNRDARRSDWSSRDGHSDRENPNRFPNRDPRVRPEHNATSPNQTKEASVSARDPRLAKDKHSSSKTKDAPHNERDPRKRPTTTTTATTTTVTPTTATTTTAATTTTTTTTTTLKEKSKSSSQKLSEKEKADKINSLKDRLQSQLNGRNLYGAVDATQSSGLQNFKIPKIKRCEPQPLRPISEIKKAENTLLKSSRAKSVNKKKKSNRSRSESKSKDDASSEVSSSSDGSKSATKHSVQSKQQDEVAKKGENPPVVEVDRNVVKIGEADSVTDDPKSNDVAEKSKKDELEADGSKPNENLTQEWIESLIRKSFESGEGKKLVEEAKLIQKLLKEEKFKKLKKIIESDSSECSDKDEARKTPKKKRRIIVSDSSEDESLADRLEVLNTGNDANNEGIEPVSAVSTDSKGSEERVEATVSNDVTAKKDDCLLKTSGKERDVQVDKNDQDKNLHLQKESEKNQDDNEKIDDQAEGDKQTDTRLESSGKEKKRAEDKHDETSAEKQRKDNAEMPTSQNENQIEGVESATSNAANDQPDENSTDKPKMKIKPKRRNSLEMLQEDIREMFISDDVVTATGFRMCRLKETQSAPSSSSKKDETSNAAEKKAAEPSAETHESAASKSKKSLRSRAAGESSKSKSKSKKDVKRPLRSLRSKELVPNSDTEEDQPLALRTEKLLNIGSTPNQEEDHGDESILRRSKRVLHKDILKEPRVVMEKTDISKVDLSKGMFDSSSDESFSIDVAELAAAVDVSLRPEKNSDQDSVDTMASLKRKNKGKRMSKGSKKSRLNEDKSEDGMYLTDEDSMISDISMSSSTTARKRTSGGAARTCAREDLLSNILVGLVPTATMNTSTDKGSDADVDEDMNDPLAITETSVKKPTKRKKKKPSWQMGIVTTKKKKKKAASAVKSAQANIDESTNVETSISTNNDSNDNSATTEETFMENPADSLSLNDAVVKLEPIQIKCEDIKPLIKTDNTDIEDYKELNDLALSELLNTEEEGNLNDSLLSIDDGKPLIPEEMESTTVPESAAVVASSAAVAASSPAVAASSAAVAAPSEAVATTADETVEKQPPKILYDEQMEEAFRKMDAERLMNYAFDGTCQNKYKCLLCLYSGKNIVHHYKMNHPGKEVLISRFKLVNALAAMAIAVPATETTVASQVCKFRCRFCYFVTEGAADVALEAFYEHCTTHTGEYRFHCNKCSYQAVAKASMKTHYYKICRKPTDTFNNVVTEDALPKENGVYGYLCRKCNYVQLKRANVAAHVAFWHRNKANNEILKINMSLAVPVAHAARSSEKSTESTSANDSFFFEETKPEISELENIVRNDEPMPTVAERMSKSQGDNNISEESILCQPKPEENIEIKEETTDLDKSREFQGEPEGSVSTGNLSVFVCPPELENKDDEIQRERQKKMQEIADNIGILKNQSKPGLSIIDKLQNKMRTDVVVSSPTECNASADIPEAQENLSLPLVTSSKPNGQETPSLSTELLIVDKPEMANETDGQVDTKIRDPLAIMDSSKDDVESDDEASDRERSAPIFDTDSSSEQSDAEPADVNKILKETSSMNALSSMATTIQRLAAQLQNAKPLEPATEPANIDVTPQTKTGPEIKTDSDLSISKTPDVVSYVKHLLSKQQNVGTLQESSMAYNDANQSMNFLRFRRLSGDKLSLSSQNNQNNMPDKIQPDTAIDAPQTDTEEECSFLKIENVVSLAANSENNETAVENPIVNDIRKAVETSPTKNKGISIIKKPKQPLILKKINVLAPMPTASITPIATSDHVTLIPMKDLPASISKSTTHLVTNFSTIPATVSPTTLPVTVSSVSPSNVNYKVVKVLCTNPTRGSSSIFSTKSKDVAIPTAVVKLKSVIAYASMLTDEKLACFYKCMGRDCDFASDSLAVYSEHYNFHEKETKKLKTVPPYDFQKCAYCCISMKSWTYMEAHLWERHSHCRYQCAYCFYRAVAKSYVQQHQVTCHPGRKYSIIIGKLLKPIQKDEEINRNTNIKPFVCTYEGCGKFFYVLKTFMMHLKTRHPTSHPMYSCHVCTTSFATIELLIPHYKRHGFSIFQCLYCIFGTETLIEMHQHLSVAHCNRLPQSLERSLPSMPTIEKPVVEQLLLRNFDDFIKLDETTLVNVDETAKSAQDAKNDQIPPIMSPNAEAALNKEQLKSPSNLLPNILMKHSKDTCPVNVTENMSNSATEKQTETKVLQSLGLQQKEKAKNHVRKQTFHKSELLSCTDDSGTKDSLESSSEINYDDEFVNTNLLDNPEFFKNLISLAGNTFKSNAVSANKTEDSDIEILDIESDKGNGEDDADQAAELSEENAEVKKQFAPCGVVEDKSAFCPEEAAARTAQLEEPLTLDDIKDTGYSGCELYKCGYLECSYTALNSNTLKEHIKECSFAESSKNLFCAHCKKRFVKAGFLLEHLMKAHGLKRFGCSLCEMRYAVAYQATAHMKVKHKCNNTKLVPADPTNPSVDGLFIVQAVAFGVIERKNKKRKGGKSDMEQENDKDNEKLSFSPDEIEKLPRRAIYNREVHCAVCPYTTKVRTNIVRHLQLHAKDETVPETGPVNPVPCLDKKEKMFDKMVNLASSSHQNGRMGAKSKETVKEIEEDDSIPKFVPEHKRYVCSVTECNYLTVDEAMLRYHLKALHSEEPYFRCPHCPPPPPGQESQNIAIDKMGVHLKMHDTRLYKCSHCNHHHYHSIEMPSRHVVERHLTDKHSEKRPFVKVVRELESTENVQQPVQEETEEEVPDPDGNHWKCNLCEYKCVYKADIAGHADTAHSENCQYKCTLCSFKTNGKILFEQHVSSKHANDSNADYTAVYRRIKGVNKRNAEVAEQGVQEEPFDTTPLWRRSMPRIRHIRGILLEEEEEQEKREAETLATSEASPVPPKVSSKRKSETDISKIPAKIKSTGKSISLDENNKQSKEKSKRSLSCEKLPGEAGETTEKQVAKEGAQSKANKKSTEHSKAIELSDVNDSDIGRFGPYGKPEGNMYVCTLCPSNQDSPSKPFKTKYKHDMRDHLYRELNYARWHCKTCGYLSVNRNALMQHFGKRHSGESADHEPLSPDNAIEDWVTTLLSKQTEIIKATIKQMNLASKNANTSVGTSSSNVNNANSPIKIQPDKRTVNLSSAISNLQSDILQDTNRSIDSDDGDDLVIDIKDDESFEKSSGSEDKSEKWFNVSEASEKNLEAISCKHCKTKCANLRGLKMHVQVAHLKRFGYLCFYCTWTNNSETLMRQHVRLEHPDQPEKFIHNPRAWGKPKLTNEFWEKEYGLDFSNPNLLLKSKKRKVEEMNDAGSSHRLYMREKCKVCGFVAMNYTGLKAHMRTHTGPKHSLKCSYCTYSCSFKPELQEHWEVNHSSLPFKFQERPSTAGSSSSETEKSPKKQKIDMIYEVEEVEEERVPVHQQASIVIYRCYYCNNRSPSLESVKRHWSLMHKESKSPEGTSHAKIVLPFRYSEIHLPFSKLPAKESAKNVESPRDFAKQSAESTSSAVQRHGWVCRWCHEFCETDNDRMAHHNMFHSHLPQNFTWEEQQQQQQQQQEEEEQQQQQKKEEEEKADQSKSTFIAALRLSARGAEKHADFVTESVPSFNSIVENLVKQSDIKIKSDLNQSGISSVSIPRGSRQPVAKKSTTKSTVSYTRPGPRVFKAVARKSTNPLPRYPMGIFMPHNVQTESQVEESKNEPVSYYGMPSSSVNLAKLNTYMVVGGHSMKVNCQTLAALININPKVLLTDIRKDP